The following are from one region of the Methanospirillum hungatei genome:
- a CDS encoding alpha/beta fold hydrolase: MQTTTISILFITICVIFIYMSGCIDDKRAQEPNLEESSEKINISTEEKGSSYITTRDGIPLRYVIYGHGSPVVFVLGYGMTIDEWPHQMISNLARNHTVIVYNHRGISGVNNPEVPFTIPQGAMDLHDVITQFAASGELCRDSNDGLNSDKLVVLEMGNCSDLPVDIVGYSMGGMVALEYAKTYPDSVKHLVLISTDCGGPEKVPAKDWVIEEMSRTYNTPKENLERAGRILLTEEFRTSNPDPYTWFVDYGEVADPGAVQEQYESFISWKGVYADLPTIRNRTLVITGDQDIVIPPENGVIIADAIPNATLIIRQGQGHGMIFVEPVEIAGIIGEFLNN; this comes from the coding sequence ATGCAAACGACTACCATCAGTATCCTTTTCATTACCATATGCGTCATCTTCATCTATATGTCAGGTTGTATCGATGACAAGAGAGCCCAGGAACCTAATTTGGAAGAATCATCTGAAAAAATAAATATCTCCACCGAAGAGAAGGGATCATCATATATCACAACCAGGGACGGAATACCCCTTCGATATGTCATTTATGGACACGGTTCTCCGGTTGTTTTTGTCCTCGGGTATGGGATGACCATCGATGAATGGCCGCACCAAATGATATCGAATCTCGCACGTAACCATACCGTCATAGTGTACAACCATCGTGGAATTTCAGGAGTCAATAATCCGGAGGTCCCATTTACCATTCCTCAGGGGGCCATGGATCTGCATGATGTTATTACTCAATTCGCAGCAAGCGGTGAACTGTGTAGAGATTCAAATGATGGATTAAATTCTGATAAATTAGTTGTGCTCGAAATGGGAAATTGTTCAGATCTGCCGGTAGATATCGTCGGATACTCAATGGGCGGTATGGTCGCTCTTGAATATGCGAAAACATATCCCGATTCAGTAAAACACCTTGTTCTCATCAGTACCGATTGCGGGGGTCCTGAAAAAGTGCCTGCCAAGGACTGGGTGATTGAAGAGATGAGTCGAACGTATAACACTCCGAAAGAAAATCTTGAACGGGCAGGAAGAATTCTCCTAACTGAGGAATTCCGCACGAGCAACCCGGATCCATACACCTGGTTTGTAGATTATGGGGAAGTTGCCGATCCTGGTGCAGTACAGGAACAGTATGAATCCTTCATCTCATGGAAGGGAGTATATGCAGACCTTCCTACCATCCGAAACAGAACGCTTGTCATCACCGGGGATCAGGATATTGTCATTCCTCCGGAGAATGGAGTGATCATCGCCGATGCCATCCCAAATGCAACACTCATAA